In Devosia sp. 1566, a single genomic region encodes these proteins:
- a CDS encoding sugar ABC transporter substrate-binding protein codes for MAASGAALLSPAYAQDKGTVYYMVPTLLDEFQTGSVSALEMFLEQVGYDMTTLNADNKTDLQQSQMNDVITLAPTAIILAAVDFNALAPSVDAARAAGIPVIQFDRQISSTVSDFTSVAGTIEIGYVAAQEVERLLTEKNGGVKGKVLQVLGDPGDPYTLDIQKGFEEKMAAFPEVTIISQPAMMWEASNAGTIVSDQLLANPDIDIVFSHAAHLSVAAVAALESAGKQPGDVLVMSSNGAPVALQLIRDGWMQVEVEQPLYAQAAAVAMFMDKIVAKEPIEPGEYDVLGLTSAVTVEDWGPTIKIPGAAVTAENVDDPAFWGNGQPPAQPITPVE; via the coding sequence ATGGCGGCGAGTGGCGCGGCCTTGTTGAGCCCGGCCTATGCCCAGGACAAGGGCACGGTCTACTACATGGTCCCGACCCTCTTGGATGAATTCCAGACCGGCTCGGTCAGTGCGCTCGAAATGTTCCTCGAGCAGGTCGGCTACGACATGACGACGCTCAATGCCGACAACAAGACCGACTTGCAGCAATCGCAGATGAACGACGTTATCACCCTAGCCCCCACGGCCATTATCCTGGCAGCCGTGGACTTCAATGCCCTGGCGCCTTCCGTTGATGCGGCGCGGGCGGCAGGCATTCCCGTCATCCAGTTTGATCGGCAGATTTCCTCTACTGTTTCGGACTTCACCTCGGTCGCCGGCACGATCGAGATTGGCTATGTCGCCGCCCAAGAGGTCGAGCGGCTGCTGACCGAAAAGAACGGCGGGGTTAAAGGCAAGGTGCTGCAGGTGCTGGGCGACCCCGGTGACCCCTACACCCTCGATATTCAGAAGGGTTTTGAAGAGAAGATGGCAGCCTTTCCCGAGGTCACCATCATCAGCCAACCCGCCATGATGTGGGAAGCGAGCAATGCCGGCACCATTGTGTCGGACCAGCTGCTGGCCAATCCCGACATCGACATCGTCTTCAGCCACGCAGCGCATCTATCCGTCGCGGCCGTGGCGGCGCTGGAGTCGGCCGGCAAGCAGCCTGGCGATGTCCTGGTGATGAGCTCCAATGGTGCCCCGGTTGCGCTGCAGCTGATCCGCGATGGCTGGATGCAGGTGGAAGTCGAGCAGCCGCTTTATGCGCAGGCTGCGGCGGTGGCGATGTTCATGGACAAGATCGTTGCCAAGGAGCCCATCGAGCCCGGCGAATATGATGTGCTCGGGCTGACTTCAGCGGTGACGGTCGAAGACTGGGGCCCCACGATCAAGATTCCGGGTGCCGCGGTCACCGCCGAAAATGTGGATGACCCCGCTTTCTGGGGCAACGGGCAGCCGCCAGCACAGCCGATCACGCCGGTTGAATAA
- a CDS encoding ATP-binding cassette domain-containing protein produces MNQPLLELDGITKSFGAVEALRGVSFSIAKGEVIALLGDNGAGKSTLVKIISGGLEASSGSMRFEGRDFRPRSPSEAKTAGIETVYQDLSLCTNIDVVGNFFMGRELTRKVLGVRVLDEATMERQTAKALADAGTRIPSLRTKVEHLSGGQRQAIELNRFVHWGGKLVLLDEPFAALGVEQTRRGLQMIRQVAAQGIGVVIITHIMQQAFQVADRIVVIRQGVVAGDVARSQTNADAVIGMITGETLTGSGPALGAGQ; encoded by the coding sequence GTGAACCAGCCTCTCCTCGAGCTCGATGGTATCACCAAGAGCTTTGGCGCCGTGGAAGCGCTGCGAGGAGTGTCCTTTTCCATTGCCAAGGGCGAGGTCATCGCCCTTCTGGGCGACAACGGCGCCGGCAAGTCGACTCTCGTTAAGATTATCTCGGGCGGGCTGGAGGCCAGTTCGGGCAGCATGCGGTTCGAGGGCCGCGACTTCCGCCCCCGTTCCCCCTCCGAAGCCAAAACCGCCGGGATCGAGACGGTCTACCAGGACCTGTCGCTCTGCACCAATATCGATGTGGTCGGCAATTTTTTCATGGGGCGGGAGCTGACGCGCAAGGTGCTGGGCGTTCGCGTGCTCGATGAAGCCACCATGGAGCGGCAAACCGCCAAGGCGCTGGCCGATGCGGGCACGCGCATTCCCTCCCTGCGCACCAAGGTCGAGCATCTGTCGGGCGGGCAGCGCCAGGCGATTGAGCTCAATCGGTTCGTGCATTGGGGCGGCAAGCTGGTCTTGCTGGACGAGCCCTTTGCGGCGCTCGGCGTCGAGCAAACCCGGCGGGGCCTGCAGATGATCCGCCAGGTCGCCGCGCAGGGCATCGGCGTCGTCATCATCACCCATATCATGCAGCAGGCTTTTCAGGTTGCCGACCGCATCGTGGTGATCCGCCAGGGCGTGGTGGCCGGCGATGTGGCGCGCAGTCAAACCAATGCGGACGCAGTGATCGGCATGATCACGGGCGAAACCTTGACCGGATCCGGACCGGCCCTGGGCGCGGGGCAGTAG
- a CDS encoding AI-2E family transporter codes for MSDPHDTPPLVGAVNYKGAPPTNTLVTAAFIGMTIVVLYLGAGIFVPLVLAVLLAFALAPVVHRLRRLHLPHIVAVLLAVLLAGAVLSTIGYIVATQLIKLAGDLPRYQTTVIEKFTALQQTLGGEGGTGFLSSFGDAIGQLQGQLEAADGAETTRPMPVVITNDAAGPLAMVQSVLSSVLGPLTTAAIVAVFLIFLLLEREDLRDRFLKLVSRGDLRTSTKVMNEAAARVGRYLLVQFCVNLSYGVVYGTGLSLIGVPNAVLWGLLAAIFRYIPFVGTLIASSIPFTLAFAVDPGWSMLLYSVALFATLELVTTNAIEPRLYGSSTGLSPLAVLVAAMFWATLWGPIGLILSTPITVCLVVLGRYVPQLQFFETLLGSEPVLEPTERFYQRLVAGNTVEAIELAEEYVGEHDLQRFYQEIAMPALRLAEADLDTNANDVAHRRRVVESLSGVVDDLDDDLGRHAVEAEKPQVLCIGGRTELDGSAALLLGRLLETEYAISVMPPLAVRQESIGQLDLEGVRVVCLCYLGESMRSYLRYVARRLHRRQPGLVVIACVFNDDMATAEAGELNVDMVARNIEEAATAVRVEMAEPEGGTPALEATDPLGAAADMAWIRQLARPEGPVAERLREIAVTMEVPVAVVDLRQDEAGGSNGSSTPATPHGASTVAALAMSTGEVVVVTDVRSDARFSADPALLENGIGFCVSVPLVGGDGEIVGALSLLDQEARSSFGAEDAEKLSLLALHLMQDAANGHLAVANGSGKGPGEGSRSH; via the coding sequence ATGAGCGATCCGCACGACACTCCTCCCCTGGTCGGAGCGGTCAACTACAAGGGCGCCCCGCCAACCAACACCTTGGTCACCGCCGCCTTTATCGGCATGACCATTGTGGTGCTTTATCTGGGGGCGGGCATTTTCGTGCCGCTGGTCCTGGCAGTGCTGCTGGCCTTCGCGCTGGCGCCGGTGGTGCATCGGCTGCGGCGGCTGCATCTGCCCCATATCGTGGCGGTGCTGCTGGCCGTGCTGCTGGCAGGCGCGGTGTTGTCGACCATCGGCTATATCGTCGCCACCCAGCTGATCAAGCTCGCGGGCGACCTGCCGCGCTACCAGACCACAGTAATCGAAAAATTTACCGCGCTGCAGCAAACCCTCGGCGGGGAGGGCGGCACGGGTTTCCTCAGCAGTTTCGGCGATGCGATCGGCCAGCTGCAGGGGCAGCTTGAAGCAGCGGATGGCGCTGAAACCACGCGGCCCATGCCGGTCGTGATCACCAATGATGCCGCTGGCCCACTCGCCATGGTGCAATCGGTGCTCAGTTCCGTGCTGGGGCCGCTGACCACCGCCGCTATCGTAGCAGTGTTCCTGATTTTCCTTCTGCTCGAGCGCGAAGACCTCCGCGACCGCTTCCTCAAACTCGTCAGCCGGGGCGATCTGCGCACCAGCACCAAGGTAATGAACGAAGCGGCCGCCCGCGTTGGGCGCTATTTGCTGGTGCAGTTCTGCGTCAATCTTTCCTATGGGGTGGTGTACGGGACGGGCCTCAGCCTGATCGGCGTGCCCAATGCGGTGCTTTGGGGCTTGCTCGCGGCCATTTTCCGCTACATCCCCTTTGTCGGTACGCTGATCGCCTCATCCATTCCCTTTACCCTCGCCTTTGCGGTGGATCCGGGCTGGTCGATGCTGCTCTATTCCGTGGCGCTGTTCGCGACGCTCGAGCTCGTCACCACCAATGCCATCGAGCCGAGGCTTTATGGCTCGAGCACCGGGCTGTCACCGCTCGCGGTGTTGGTGGCGGCTATGTTCTGGGCCACACTATGGGGACCGATCGGCCTGATCCTGTCGACGCCTATAACCGTGTGCCTTGTCGTGCTTGGCCGCTATGTGCCCCAATTGCAGTTTTTCGAGACGCTCCTCGGCAGCGAGCCGGTGCTGGAACCGACGGAGCGGTTCTACCAGCGGCTGGTGGCGGGCAACACCGTGGAGGCCATCGAGCTGGCCGAAGAATATGTCGGCGAGCATGATCTGCAGCGCTTTTACCAGGAGATCGCCATGCCCGCGCTGCGCCTGGCGGAAGCAGACCTCGACACCAACGCCAATGATGTCGCCCATCGCCGCCGGGTGGTGGAAAGCCTTTCGGGCGTGGTGGACGACCTCGACGATGATCTGGGCCGCCATGCGGTGGAGGCGGAAAAGCCTCAGGTGCTTTGCATCGGCGGGCGCACCGAGCTCGACGGCTCGGCCGCACTGTTGCTCGGGAGGCTGCTGGAAACCGAATATGCCATCAGCGTCATGCCGCCCCTAGCCGTCCGCCAGGAAAGCATCGGCCAACTCGATCTCGAAGGCGTGCGGGTGGTGTGCCTGTGTTATCTCGGCGAGAGCATGCGCAGCTATCTGCGCTATGTGGCGCGCCGTCTACACCGTCGCCAGCCCGGCCTTGTCGTAATCGCCTGCGTGTTCAATGACGACATGGCGACGGCCGAAGCGGGTGAGCTGAACGTGGACATGGTGGCGCGCAATATCGAGGAAGCAGCCACTGCCGTGCGCGTCGAGATGGCTGAGCCCGAAGGGGGGACACCGGCTCTCGAAGCAACCGACCCGCTTGGCGCGGCCGCCGACATGGCCTGGATCCGGCAACTCGCTCGTCCTGAGGGCCCCGTGGCCGAACGCCTGCGGGAAATTGCGGTGACCATGGAAGTGCCTGTTGCGGTTGTGGACTTGCGCCAGGACGAGGCCGGCGGCAGCAATGGTTCATCCACGCCCGCGACGCCGCATGGCGCCAGCACGGTGGCCGCTCTCGCCATGAGCACGGGCGAGGTCGTGGTGGTGACCGATGTGCGTTCGGACGCGCGTTTCTCCGCCGATCCCGCCCTGCTCGAGAACGGCATCGGGTTTTGTGTTTCGGTGCCGCTGGTCGGCGGCGATGGGGAAATCGTCGGCGCATTGTCGCTCTTGGACCAGGAAGCGCGCAGCAGTTTTGGCGCCGAGGACGCCGAAAAGCTCAGCCTGTTGGCCTTGCACCTGATGCAGGATGCTGCCAACGGCCACCTTGCCGTGGCGAACGGTTCAGGAAAGGGACCGGGCGAGGGCAGCAGGAGCCATTGA
- the glgX gene encoding glycogen debranching protein GlgX: protein MSITSSSSRQVLPGDFTTLGAHWDGDGTNFALFSAHADRVELCLFDPASGAEERITLPEYTNEIWHGYLPGIGPGTLYGYRVHGPYDPMNGHRFNPNKLLVDPYARELVGDVQWSPAHFGYITDSEDKDLSFDERDNAAGMPKARVIDPRGYDWSSDRKPNIAWDQTIFYETHVKGFTQLNSAIPENLRGTFEGMGHKAVVDYIKSMGLTSVELLPTHFFPDDDFLLNRGLKNFWGYNTLGFFAPANRYFGPRGLDGFRDMVRAFHDGGIEVILDVVYNHTAEGNEMGPTLSFKGIDNFAYYRTMPGEPRYYINDTGTGNTVNTSHPRVLQMVTDSLRYWVEQMHIDGFRFDLGTILGREPYGFDERSGFFEAVGQDPVLSKVKLVGEPWDIGPGGYQVGGFPPGWSEWNDKYRDTVRDYWRDEDNTVRDFAARFTGSGDVYDLRGRRPWSSVNFITAHDGFTLNDLVSYNEKHNEANGEDNNDGHNDNRSYNYGAEGPTDDAGINEVRERQKRNMLATLLLSHGTPLILAGDEFSRSQLGNNNGYCQDSEISWVNWDERPASTAELTEFVRQVIALRQSQPLLRRANWRDGMTVTWFNPGGGEQQDEHWEDAGATTIGLHLARDDLKGQPDTWWEVLVLFNPHDGDVDFVVPEREGGHEWLVEINTAAVTGEDVRKLTAGEPVRMTSRSLLLLR, encoded by the coding sequence ATGTCGATTACAAGCTCGTCTTCCCGCCAGGTCCTGCCCGGTGATTTCACCACGCTGGGCGCTCACTGGGACGGGGACGGGACCAATTTTGCCCTGTTCAGCGCTCATGCCGATCGGGTGGAGTTGTGCCTGTTCGATCCGGCAAGTGGGGCGGAAGAGCGCATCACCCTTCCCGAATATACCAACGAAATCTGGCACGGCTATCTGCCCGGTATAGGACCCGGCACCCTTTATGGCTATCGCGTCCATGGTCCCTATGATCCCATGAACGGCCATCGGTTCAATCCCAACAAGCTGCTGGTGGATCCATATGCCCGTGAATTGGTGGGTGACGTGCAGTGGTCGCCCGCCCATTTCGGCTACATCACCGATAGCGAAGACAAGGATCTGTCCTTTGACGAGCGCGACAACGCCGCAGGCATGCCCAAGGCGCGGGTGATCGATCCGCGTGGTTATGACTGGAGCAGCGATCGCAAGCCCAATATCGCGTGGGACCAGACCATCTTTTACGAAACCCATGTGAAGGGCTTCACCCAGCTCAATTCGGCGATCCCCGAAAACCTGCGCGGCACTTTCGAAGGAATGGGCCACAAGGCGGTGGTGGACTATATCAAGAGCATGGGGCTGACTTCGGTTGAACTGCTGCCGACGCACTTCTTCCCCGATGACGATTTCCTGCTCAATCGCGGCCTCAAGAATTTTTGGGGCTATAATACGCTGGGCTTTTTTGCGCCGGCCAACCGCTATTTCGGCCCGCGCGGGCTCGATGGGTTCCGCGACATGGTGCGCGCCTTCCATGATGGCGGCATCGAGGTGATCCTCGACGTCGTGTACAACCACACCGCCGAAGGCAACGAAATGGGGCCGACCCTCTCGTTCAAAGGCATCGACAACTTCGCCTATTACCGCACCATGCCGGGCGAGCCGCGCTACTACATCAACGACACCGGCACCGGCAACACGGTCAACACCAGCCATCCGCGCGTGCTGCAGATGGTGACCGACAGCCTGCGCTACTGGGTCGAGCAGATGCATATCGACGGCTTCCGCTTCGATCTGGGCACCATTCTGGGGCGCGAGCCCTATGGCTTTGACGAGCGAAGCGGCTTTTTCGAAGCGGTCGGGCAGGACCCGGTGCTGAGCAAGGTCAAGCTTGTGGGTGAGCCCTGGGATATCGGCCCGGGGGGTTATCAGGTCGGTGGCTTTCCGCCCGGCTGGTCGGAATGGAACGACAAATATCGCGATACCGTGCGCGATTACTGGCGCGACGAGGACAACACTGTCCGCGACTTTGCGGCCCGCTTTACCGGATCCGGCGATGTTTATGATCTACGCGGCCGCCGCCCGTGGTCCAGCGTCAATTTCATTACCGCCCATGACGGCTTTACCCTCAATGACCTCGTTTCCTACAACGAGAAGCACAATGAGGCGAATGGCGAAGACAACAATGATGGGCACAATGATAACCGCTCCTATAACTACGGCGCGGAAGGCCCAACCGACGATGCCGGCATCAATGAAGTGCGCGAACGGCAAAAGCGCAACATGCTTGCGACGCTCCTGCTTTCACATGGCACGCCGCTGATCCTGGCGGGCGACGAGTTCAGCCGCTCGCAGCTGGGCAACAACAACGGTTATTGCCAGGACAGCGAGATCTCCTGGGTTAACTGGGACGAACGGCCTGCCTCCACCGCTGAATTGACCGAGTTTGTGCGCCAGGTGATTGCGCTCCGGCAATCACAGCCGCTGCTGCGGCGCGCCAATTGGCGCGACGGCATGACCGTTACCTGGTTCAATCCCGGGGGCGGGGAACAACAGGACGAGCATTGGGAAGACGCTGGCGCCACCACGATCGGCCTGCATCTGGCGCGCGACGACCTCAAGGGCCAGCCCGACACCTGGTGGGAGGTGCTGGTGCTGTTCAATCCCCATGACGGCGACGTGGATTTCGTCGTGCCCGAGCGGGAAGGTGGCCATGAATGGCTGGTCGAGATCAACACTGCTGCCGTCACTGGCGAGGACGTCCGCAAGCTTACAGCGGGCGAGCCCGTAAGGATGACCTCGCGCTCGCTGCTGCTGCTGCGCTAA
- the deoD gene encoding purine-nucleoside phosphorylase gives MTPHNHAKPGDYADAVLLPGDPLRARWIAETFLADAQQVNSVRNCLGYTGTYHGRRVSVQASGMGQPSLAIYVHELINVYGCKTLIRVGTCGGLNTKVKVRDVILAQGACTDSSIVKGRFGPYSFAPIADFGLLRRAAERAEERKLRFHAGNMLSADIFYHADGMAGYDALPEHGVLGVEMEAAALYTLAARFGARALAICTMTDCIITKEELSAEERQSSLREMVELALEVAIAG, from the coding sequence ATGACGCCGCATAATCATGCAAAGCCGGGCGATTACGCCGATGCCGTGCTGCTGCCGGGCGATCCGCTGCGGGCTAGATGGATTGCCGAAACGTTCCTCGCCGATGCGCAGCAGGTCAACAGCGTGCGCAATTGTCTGGGCTATACCGGCACCTATCACGGCCGGCGGGTTTCGGTGCAGGCGAGCGGAATGGGGCAGCCTTCGCTCGCGATCTATGTGCATGAGCTCATCAATGTCTATGGCTGCAAGACGCTGATCCGGGTGGGCACCTGTGGCGGGCTCAACACCAAGGTCAAGGTACGCGACGTAATCCTGGCGCAAGGGGCCTGCACCGACAGCTCCATCGTCAAGGGGCGGTTCGGCCCCTATAGTTTTGCCCCGATCGCCGATTTTGGGCTGCTGCGCCGTGCCGCCGAGCGGGCCGAAGAGCGCAAGCTGCGCTTTCACGCCGGCAATATGCTGTCGGCCGATATCTTCTACCATGCCGATGGGATGGCCGGTTACGACGCCTTGCCCGAACATGGCGTTCTGGGCGTCGAGATGGAAGCGGCGGCGCTTTACACGCTCGCTGCCCGGTTCGGTGCGCGCGCGCTCGCCATCTGCACCATGACCGATTGCATCATCACCAAGGAGGAGCTCAGCGCCGAAGAGCGGCAAAGCTCCTTGCGCGAGATGGTGGAGCTGGCGCTTGAAGTGGCCATTGCAGGCTGA
- the argC gene encoding N-acetyl-gamma-glutamyl-phosphate reductase, protein MAAKIFIDGEAGTTGLQIRERLQERRDLELLTIPPERRKDAGMRAQLLNEADVAILCLPDDAAKESVALIENTTTRVIDASTAHRVNPNWAYGFAEMDRAQTKAIAEARFVANPGCWPQGAIAGLRPLIAAGLLPADYPVTVNGVSGYSGGGRQMIEEYEAAGASASHFMPYGLTFQHKHVPELTQYGTLQREPLFQPAVGDFAQGMLVAVPLQLGILPKAPTGKQLHAALADHYAAIPDSFVDVAPFEAVAKTPALDPQHHNDTNRMTLHVFANDDRAQALLVAIYDNLGKGASGAAVQNLNLMLGVDARESLAA, encoded by the coding sequence ATGGCCGCCAAGATCTTCATCGATGGGGAAGCTGGAACCACCGGATTGCAGATCCGCGAGCGTTTGCAGGAGCGGCGCGATCTCGAACTGCTCACCATCCCGCCCGAGCGGCGCAAGGATGCAGGCATGCGCGCCCAGCTGCTCAACGAGGCCGATGTGGCCATTCTCTGCCTGCCGGACGATGCCGCCAAGGAAAGCGTCGCGCTGATCGAGAACACCACCACCCGCGTGATCGACGCCTCCACCGCGCACCGGGTGAACCCCAACTGGGCCTATGGCTTTGCCGAGATGGACCGCGCACAAACCAAGGCGATTGCCGAAGCGCGCTTCGTGGCCAATCCCGGCTGCTGGCCTCAAGGCGCCATTGCCGGGCTGCGCCCGCTGATCGCTGCGGGCTTGCTGCCGGCCGATTACCCGGTGACGGTTAATGGCGTGTCGGGCTATTCGGGCGGCGGTCGGCAGATGATCGAGGAATATGAAGCCGCCGGTGCCAGCGCCAGCCACTTCATGCCCTATGGCCTGACCTTCCAGCACAAGCATGTGCCCGAGCTTACCCAATACGGCACCCTCCAGCGCGAGCCGCTGTTCCAGCCGGCCGTTGGCGATTTCGCCCAGGGCATGCTGGTGGCCGTGCCGCTGCAGCTGGGCATTCTGCCCAAGGCCCCGACCGGCAAGCAACTGCATGCCGCTTTGGCCGACCATTACGCTGCCATTCCCGACAGCTTTGTGGACGTGGCGCCCTTCGAGGCCGTGGCCAAGACCCCGGCGCTCGATCCACAGCACCACAACGACACCAACCGCATGACCCTGCACGTCTTCGCCAATGATGATCGCGCCCAGGCGCTGCTCGTGGCGATCTACGACAATCTGGGCAAGGGCGCCTCGGGCGCTGCCGTGCAGAACCTCAACCTGATGCTCGGCGTGGACGCGCGCGAAAGCCTCGCGGCTTAA
- the leuD gene encoding 3-isopropylmalate dehydratase small subunit, whose amino-acid sequence MDKFTTLTGVAAPLPIINIDTDMIIPKQYLKTIKRTGLGTALFSEMRYNEDGTENPDFVLNKPAYRGAKIIVAGDNFGCGSSREHAPWALLDFGIRCVISTSFADIFYNNCFKNGILPLVVSPEQLKLLLDDAERGSNATLTIDLEAQTVQGPDGGTIHFDIDPSRKQILLEGLDDIAGTLKSDPSIAGFESKMAVDRPWL is encoded by the coding sequence ATGGACAAATTCACCACCCTGACCGGTGTTGCGGCGCCATTGCCGATCATCAATATCGACACCGATATGATCATCCCCAAGCAGTATCTGAAAACCATCAAGCGCACGGGTCTGGGCACCGCGCTGTTTTCGGAAATGCGCTACAACGAAGACGGCACCGAAAACCCCGATTTCGTGCTCAATAAGCCGGCCTATCGCGGTGCCAAGATCATCGTGGCCGGCGACAATTTCGGCTGCGGCTCCTCGCGCGAGCATGCCCCTTGGGCGCTCTTGGATTTCGGCATCCGCTGCGTGATCTCGACGAGCTTTGCCGATATTTTCTACAACAACTGCTTCAAGAACGGCATCCTGCCGCTGGTCGTCAGCCCCGAGCAGCTCAAGCTGCTGCTGGACGATGCCGAGCGCGGCTCCAACGCCACCCTGACCATCGATCTGGAAGCACAGACCGTTCAGGGTCCCGATGGCGGCACCATCCATTTCGATATTGATCCCAGCCGCAAGCAGATCCTGCTCGAAGGCCTCGACGATATCGCCGGCACGCTCAAATCCGACCCGTCCATCGCTGGCTTTGAAAGCAAGATGGCCGTGGACCGCCCCTGGCTCTAA
- a CDS encoding RidA family protein, protein MVQRVSTGSPFETDFSYSRAVRHGDTVYVSGTTGYDYASMVMPDGAGDQARNALATIDAALGELGCTIADTVRVVYYVADRSHVEDVVAAVGPVFRTVRPAASMLIVQMIEPGMKIEIEVTARLGASNS, encoded by the coding sequence ATGGTGCAGCGCGTTTCTACCGGCTCGCCGTTTGAAACCGACTTTAGCTATTCCCGCGCCGTCCGGCACGGGGACACCGTCTATGTTTCGGGCACCACCGGCTATGACTATGCCAGCATGGTCATGCCCGACGGAGCGGGCGATCAGGCCCGCAATGCGCTTGCCACTATCGATGCGGCCCTGGGTGAACTGGGCTGCACGATCGCCGACACCGTCCGCGTCGTTTACTACGTAGCAGACCGCTCACATGTCGAGGACGTCGTGGCGGCGGTCGGACCGGTTTTCCGTACGGTCCGCCCCGCCGCTTCCATGCTGATCGTGCAGATGATCGAGCCCGGCATGAAGATTGAAATCGAAGTAACCGCCCGCCTGGGCGCCTCCAACTCTTGA
- the leuB gene encoding 3-isopropylmalate dehydrogenase translates to MATHSLFLLPGDGIGTEIMVEVEKLIDWTNGEQLTDFSIDTGLAGGAAYDQHGVAITDADVAKALAADAVLFGAVGGPKWDNVPYEHRPEAALLRLRKEMAVFANLRPAICYPALADASSLKRELVEGLDILIVRELTGGVYFGEPKEITDLGNGQKRAVDTQVYETYEIDRIARVAFDLARTRRGLVHSADKKNVMKSGVFWDEVVHQVHKDYSDVELRHILADNAAMQLVRNPKQFDVMVTDNLFGDILSDVAAMLTGSLGMLPSAALGAPDPVTGKRKAFYEPVHGSAPDIAGQGIANPIAMIASFAMSLRYSFGMVELAGKVEDAISAVLSDGLRTRDIAQDNRKTVGTEEMGSAILAKLKA, encoded by the coding sequence ATGGCCACCCATTCCCTCTTCCTCTTGCCCGGCGATGGCATCGGCACCGAGATCATGGTGGAGGTCGAAAAGCTCATTGATTGGACCAATGGCGAGCAGCTGACCGATTTCTCGATCGATACCGGTCTTGCCGGCGGCGCCGCCTATGATCAGCATGGCGTCGCCATCACGGATGCAGACGTGGCCAAGGCGCTCGCGGCTGATGCCGTGCTGTTTGGCGCCGTGGGCGGGCCAAAGTGGGACAATGTCCCTTATGAGCATCGCCCCGAGGCGGCTCTCCTGCGCCTGCGCAAGGAAATGGCCGTTTTTGCCAATCTGCGCCCCGCCATCTGCTACCCCGCCCTGGCCGACGCCTCTTCGCTCAAGCGCGAGCTGGTGGAAGGCCTTGATATCCTCATCGTGCGCGAACTAACGGGCGGCGTTTATTTCGGCGAGCCCAAGGAGATCACCGATCTGGGCAACGGCCAGAAACGCGCCGTCGACACCCAGGTCTACGAGACCTATGAGATCGACCGCATCGCCCGCGTCGCCTTCGATCTCGCCCGTACCCGCCGCGGTCTCGTGCACTCCGCCGACAAGAAGAACGTCATGAAGTCCGGCGTGTTCTGGGATGAAGTCGTGCACCAGGTGCACAAGGACTACTCGGACGTCGAGCTGCGCCATATCCTCGCCGACAACGCCGCCATGCAACTCGTGCGCAATCCCAAGCAGTTCGACGTCATGGTCACCGACAACCTGTTCGGCGATATCCTCTCGGACGTGGCGGCCATGCTGACCGGCTCGCTCGGCATGCTGCCCTCCGCCGCGCTGGGTGCACCCGATCCGGTGACGGGCAAGCGCAAGGCCTTCTACGAGCCCGTGCATGGTTCGGCCCCCGATATCGCCGGCCAGGGCATCGCCAACCCGATCGCCATGATCGCGAGTTTTGCCATGTCCCTGCGCTACAGCTTTGGCATGGTGGAACTGGCCGGCAAGGTCGAGGACGCCATCTCGGCCGTGCTCAGCGACGGGTTGCGCACCCGCGACATCGCCCAGGACAACCGCAAGACGGTGGGCACCGAAGAAATGGGCTCGGCGATCCTCGCCAAGCTCAAGGCGTAA
- the rpsP gene encoding 30S ribosomal protein S16 has translation MALKLRLARGGTKKRPFYHIVVADARSPRDGRFIEKLGTFNPLLDKDAENRVVLNSERAKHWLEVGAQPTDRVLRFLDNAGLTKRDPRNNPNKGKPGEKATQRAEEKAAKAAAANAPAEDAAAE, from the coding sequence ATGGCTCTCAAGCTCCGTCTGGCTCGTGGTGGCACCAAGAAGCGCCCGTTCTACCATATCGTTGTTGCCGATGCCCGCTCGCCCCGCGATGGCCGCTTCATCGAAAAGCTGGGCACGTTCAACCCGCTCCTCGACAAGGATGCCGAGAACCGCGTCGTGCTGAACAGCGAGCGCGCCAAGCATTGGCTGGAAGTTGGCGCCCAGCCGACCGACCGCGTGCTGCGCTTCCTTGACAATGCGGGCCTGACCAAGCGTGACCCCCGCAACAACCCCAACAAGGGCAAGCCCGGCGAGAAGGCCACCCAGCGCGCTGAAGAAAAGGCCGCCAAGGCTGCTGCCGCCAATGCTCCGGCCGAGGACGCTGCCGCCGAGTAA